The Stratiformator vulcanicus genome has a segment encoding these proteins:
- a CDS encoding DeoR/GlpR family DNA-binding transcription regulator: MIVDERRAKILKEIEDSGFISLQVLTDRVGASESTVRRDLEHLDRIGQVRRTRGGAAVIDDTEQPFEDLRTESMEEKRKIAAAVVRLFEPGDAILLDAGTTAIEVARRLESMHLQIVTNSLPIANILAHRPEIELMMIGGIIDRSSGVALGPMALAALSGVRVRRLVMGVGGVTEQGLFNKNTLLVDMERRMIDTADEVIVAAHSAKFGRSAISPLCSFDAVDRIVTDDALPDRWRDVIKSKQVALTVAT; encoded by the coding sequence ATGATTGTCGATGAGCGAAGAGCGAAAATCCTCAAGGAAATCGAGGATTCCGGCTTTATTTCGCTGCAGGTGCTGACCGATCGGGTTGGAGCCAGTGAATCGACGGTACGACGGGATTTGGAACATCTTGACAGAATTGGACAGGTTCGCAGAACTCGCGGCGGCGCGGCGGTCATCGACGACACCGAACAGCCATTCGAAGACCTGCGGACCGAATCGATGGAAGAAAAACGGAAGATCGCAGCGGCGGTCGTGCGGTTGTTTGAACCGGGCGACGCCATCCTGCTGGACGCCGGAACGACCGCAATCGAGGTCGCCCGACGTCTAGAATCAATGCACCTTCAAATTGTGACCAACTCACTGCCCATCGCGAACATCCTCGCCCACCGGCCGGAAATCGAACTGATGATGATCGGCGGAATTATTGATCGCTCAAGCGGTGTCGCCCTTGGCCCCATGGCCTTGGCGGCACTCTCAGGCGTTCGCGTCCGCCGCCTCGTGATGGGCGTCGGCGGCGTCACCGAGCAGGGGCTGTTCAATAAGAACACGCTGCTTGTCGACATGGAGCGGCGAATGATCGACACCGCTGACGAGGTCATCGTCGCCGCTCACAGCGCAAAGTTCGGACGCTCGGCGATCAGCCCGCTGTGCAGTTTCGACGCGGTCGATCGCATTGTGACCGACGACGCGCTGCCTGATCGCTGGCGCGATGTCATTAAGAGCAAGCAAGTCGCACTGACCGTCGCCACATAA
- the purN gene encoding phosphoribosylglycinamide formyltransferase, whose amino-acid sequence MSQPNWEEAIRPLAEPLSRPIRLAALISGGGTTVVNLHDLIVAGELDAELVNVIASRPDCAGIDRMRSREVPVEVIRRKGFESTADFSEATFEAIDRAEADLVLLAGFLAFIEIPERYAYRVLNIHPSLIPAFCGKGYHGEHVHRAAIERGVKVSGCTVHFADNEYDHGPIILQRTVPVLPQDTADSLAARVFAAECEAYPEAVRLFASGRLEIAGNRVRVRPV is encoded by the coding sequence ATGAGCCAACCGAATTGGGAAGAAGCGATCCGACCGCTTGCCGAGCCACTGTCACGGCCGATCCGCCTTGCCGCGTTAATTTCAGGCGGCGGAACGACCGTCGTGAATCTGCACGACCTGATCGTCGCCGGCGAACTTGACGCCGAACTCGTCAACGTCATTGCGAGCCGGCCCGATTGCGCGGGCATCGATCGGATGAGATCACGAGAGGTCCCGGTCGAGGTCATCCGTCGCAAGGGCTTTGAAAGCACCGCCGATTTCAGCGAAGCGACCTTCGAGGCCATCGATCGTGCTGAAGCCGACCTCGTGCTGCTGGCTGGTTTTCTCGCCTTCATCGAGATCCCCGAACGCTACGCCTACCGGGTGCTCAACATTCATCCGTCGCTGATCCCGGCCTTCTGCGGGAAAGGCTATCACGGCGAGCACGTGCATCGCGCCGCGATCGAACGGGGTGTGAAGGTCAGCGGTTGTACGGTCCACTTCGCCGATAACGAATACGACCACGGGCCGATCATCCTTCAACGCACGGTCCCAGTACTGCCCCAGGATACCGCCGACTCGCTGGCTGCCCGGGTCTTTGCCGCCGAGTGCGAGGCCTATCCCGAAGCCGTGCGGCTGTTCGCCTCGGGCCGGCTGGAGATTGCCGGCAACCGTGTCCGCGTGCGACCGGTCTGA
- the trxA gene encoding thioredoxin, which produces MAENVMEFTDSNFESDVLSAGEPVLVDFWAPWCGPCRMLAPTVEQIADEYSGRVRVGKVNTDENPAVASKHNISSIPTVMLFKGGEVVETSIGVAPKEKLSTMIDNHLS; this is translated from the coding sequence ATGGCGGAAAATGTAATGGAGTTTACTGACTCGAACTTCGAGTCCGATGTCCTCTCGGCTGGTGAGCCGGTCCTCGTCGACTTCTGGGCCCCCTGGTGCGGTCCTTGCCGAATGCTCGCCCCGACCGTCGAGCAGATCGCCGACGAGTACTCGGGGCGCGTCCGCGTCGGCAAGGTCAACACCGACGAAAATCCCGCTGTCGCGTCGAAGCACAACATCAGCTCGATTCCGACGGTGATGCTGTTCAAGGGTGGCGAGGTCGTTGAGACGTCAATCGGTGTTGCGCCGAAAGAGAAGCTGTCGACCATGATCGACAACCACCTCAGCTGA